The Microcebus murinus isolate Inina chromosome 1, M.murinus_Inina_mat1.0, whole genome shotgun sequence genome includes a region encoding these proteins:
- the LOC105859360 gene encoding uncharacterized protein LOC105859360 translates to MGIGTTEEEKLPASLQFLNDLPNHTKKQQVWFCGAKKGSSKKLPKAKDKNLPDPSPLLVYRPFYKTIVSRELVSPLGFPEHSLASDYRKGIPEQVLGAPAAAPGPPGTLPAAASAHPNWLAGPRARAPLRRRPTQSLVLAGCVEGHPAHRVSTPPLSRRGSGQHRLQASRSLVRNAVSAHPQPPSPGLRKPAAKPESYPPRPRGDDRKGVPGSAAGGPLLAAARAARSSWLLPLRRRLPHRAAEAHDWQKPEEGGAGQAGFLPPGPWRGSGGGRSATRSPGTRQPRADRCARVRIPGDRAERLASRGKLLLLGDWRQMRGGHGAPKLGGRCCEEGCSGTRRPPGRRGGSSADPYLSGRADARPSRASGTGKSPRREGPGKAAGGFRTSLKIILLMQLATWDPANPNSPQKITMDSLRTNYE, encoded by the exons ATGGGCATTGGGACCACAGAAGAGGAGAAGCTTCCAGCCAGTCTGCAGTTTCTTAATGATCTACCTAATCACA CCAAAAAACAGCAG GTCTGGTTCTGTGGTGCGAAGAAAGGTTCCTCGAAAAAACTTCCTAAGGCAAAAGACAAGAACCTTCCAGACCCCTCGCCCCTCCTCGTGTACAGACCCTTTTACAAGACAATAGTGAGCCGGGAGCTGGTCTCCCCTCTGGGCTTCCCAGAGCACAGCCTCGCCAGCGACTACAGAAAAGGGATCCCAGAGCAGGTCCTCGGGGCGCCCGCGGCAGCTCCAGGACCCCCGGGCACTCTCCCTGCCGCCGCCTCGGCGCACCCCAACTGGCTCGCAGGTCCCCGCGCCCGGGCTCCATTACGCCGCCGCCCGACGCAGTCCTTGGTGCTGGCAGGGTGTGTGGAGGGGCATCCGGCGCACCGAGTCTCCACCCCACCGCTTAGCCGCAGAGGGTCTGGGCAGCACAGACTCCAGGCCTCCCGGAGCCTGGTCCGGAACGCGGTCTCTGCGCACCCCCAACCTCCCTCACCCGGGCTACGCAAACCCGCAGCGAAGCCGGAGAGTTACCCGCCGAGGCCCAGGGGCGACGACCGCAAAGGCGTGCCGGGCTCCGCGGCCGGGGGCCCGCTGctcgccgccgcccgcgccgctcGCTCCAGCTGGCTGCTGCCTCTCCGGCGGCGCCTGCCGCATCGGGCCGCCGAAGCCCACGACTGGCAGAAACCGGAGGAAGGTGGCGCGGGGCAGGCGGGATTCCTGCCCCCCGGACCTTGGCGGGGGAGCGGAGGAGGGCGCAGCGCCACCCGGAGTCCGGGCACCCGCCAGCCGCGCGCTGACCGCTGCGCCCGGGTCCGGATCCCTGGCGACCGCGCTGAGCGCCTCGCGAGCCGCGGGAAGCTCCTCCTGCTCGGCGACTGGCGCCAGATGCGCGGTGGCCACGGCGCCCCCAAACTCGGAGGAAGGTGCTGTGAGGAAGGATGCAGCGGAACTCGCCGTCCCCcagggcggcggggcgggagcTCAGCGGATCCCTACCTTTCGGGCAGGGCGGACGCGCGCCCTAGCCGGGCGTCCGGGACAGGAAAATCACCGCGAAGGGAGGGCCCGGGAAAGGCGGCGGGTGGCTTCAGGAcaag